A DNA window from Amycolatopsis sp. DSM 110486 contains the following coding sequences:
- a CDS encoding helix-turn-helix transcriptional regulator — MIDDDLWAALGDPTRRHLLDLLLADGFGTATGLSEHLPVTRQAVAKHLAVLERAELVVARKDGREVRYVVNEAQFARAVAQLTSVGAAWDARLRRIKTIAESIQALRSAEGKEPPS; from the coding sequence GTGATCGACGACGACCTGTGGGCCGCCCTCGGCGACCCCACCCGGCGGCACCTGCTGGACCTGCTGCTGGCCGACGGGTTCGGCACGGCGACGGGACTGAGCGAGCACCTGCCGGTGACGCGTCAGGCGGTCGCCAAGCACCTCGCCGTGCTGGAGCGCGCGGAGCTGGTCGTGGCCCGCAAGGACGGGCGTGAGGTCCGGTACGTCGTCAACGAAGCGCAGTTCGCCCGCGCCGTCGCGCAGCTGACCTCCGTCGGCGCGGCGTGGGACGCCCGGCTGCGGCGGATCAAGACGATCGCCGAGTCGATCCAGGCTCTGCGTTCGGCCGAAGGAAAGGAACCCCCGTCATGA
- a CDS encoding carboxylesterase/lipase family protein, producing MNAPEIRTEAGSVRGRVEDGPAVFRGIPFAQPPVGELRFAAPRPVRAWDGVREALAFGPPPPQSLLLGPPSNAVPGEDWLTLNVWSPRPEAGAALPVLVWIHGGAFQFGHAADPAYDGANLAREAGVVLVTFNYRVGVEGFGHLRGAPDNRGLLDQIAALEWVRANIAAFGGDPARLTVSGQSAGGGSVAALLAMPGAAGLFRRAIVQSGSGTFFTPPLAADVMTEIAARTGREPTVDDLRGVSPAGLVAAADSVSGELRTYAGRWGAAAHAAVPFSPVVDGEVLPRTPFEALAAGAGRGIELIAGHTRDETRLSLVLEGRLGTVTDEEAEAALRALAPDPDRYRRTYPDASAERLYELVTSDWLFRMPSHRLAEAQVAGGGRAHAYELVWPAPGLDGVLGACHSLDVPLVLGNRHGSLSALLLGAEPPAETEVVARHLVTAWAAFAHTGDPGWPAYDTRRRAVAVFDTDLTTTSYPEEASRALWAGHAFAPLPLPGLDR from the coding sequence ATGAACGCCCCCGAGATCCGCACGGAGGCCGGATCGGTGCGGGGCCGCGTCGAGGACGGGCCGGCCGTCTTCCGCGGCATCCCGTTCGCGCAGCCGCCGGTGGGGGAGCTGCGGTTCGCCGCGCCGCGGCCGGTGCGGGCGTGGGACGGCGTGCGCGAGGCACTCGCGTTCGGACCGCCGCCACCGCAGTCGCTGCTGCTCGGCCCGCCGTCGAACGCGGTGCCCGGCGAGGACTGGCTGACGCTCAACGTGTGGTCGCCGCGCCCCGAGGCGGGCGCTGCGTTGCCGGTGCTGGTCTGGATCCACGGCGGTGCGTTCCAGTTCGGGCACGCGGCCGATCCGGCGTACGACGGCGCGAACCTGGCTCGCGAAGCGGGCGTTGTCCTGGTGACGTTCAACTACCGCGTCGGCGTCGAAGGGTTCGGGCACCTGCGGGGCGCGCCGGACAACCGCGGCCTGCTCGATCAGATCGCCGCGCTGGAGTGGGTGCGGGCGAACATAGCCGCGTTCGGGGGTGATCCGGCGCGGCTCACGGTGTCCGGCCAGTCGGCGGGCGGTGGCTCGGTCGCGGCGTTGCTCGCGATGCCCGGCGCGGCCGGGTTGTTCCGGCGGGCCATCGTCCAAAGTGGATCCGGGACGTTCTTCACCCCGCCGCTGGCCGCCGACGTCATGACCGAGATCGCCGCCCGCACGGGGCGCGAGCCGACGGTCGATGATCTGCGCGGTGTGTCGCCGGCCGGGCTCGTCGCCGCTGCCGACTCGGTGAGCGGCGAGCTACGGACCTACGCCGGACGCTGGGGCGCCGCCGCGCACGCCGCGGTCCCGTTCTCGCCGGTCGTCGACGGCGAGGTGCTGCCCCGCACCCCATTCGAGGCGCTGGCCGCCGGCGCGGGGCGCGGGATCGAGCTGATCGCCGGCCACACCCGGGACGAGACCCGCCTGTCCCTCGTGCTCGAAGGCCGCCTCGGCACCGTCACCGACGAGGAGGCCGAGGCCGCGCTGCGGGCCCTCGCGCCGGACCCGGACCGCTACCGCCGGACCTACCCGGACGCGAGCGCCGAGCGCCTGTACGAGCTCGTCACCTCCGACTGGTTGTTCCGCATGCCGAGCCACCGCCTGGCCGAGGCGCAGGTGGCCGGCGGCGGCCGAGCCCACGCGTACGAGCTGGTCTGGCCGGCCCCCGGCCTGGACGGCGTGCTCGGCGCCTGCCACAGCCTCGACGTGCCGCTGGTGCTCGGAAACCGCCACGGGAGCCTGTCCGCCCTGCTCCTCGGTGCCGAACCGCCCGCCGAAACCGAAGTGGTCGCCCGGCACTTAGTCACTGCGTGGGCCGCCTTCGCCCACACCGGTGACCCGGGCTGGCCGGCCTACGACACCCGGCGCCGCGCGGTCGCGGTCTTCGACACCGACCTCACGACCACGTCGTACCCGGAGGAAGCGTCCCGCGCGCTGTGGGCCGGGCACGCCTTCGCGCCGCTGCCGCTGCCGGGACTTGACCGGTGA
- a CDS encoding SRPBCC domain-containing protein has product MTPDYQKTVSVNAAPDTVFDALTTVAGLGAWWTRVTGSGDAGGELRFFFSHPDPCVMRVDEATRPSVVRWTVTSCDFLPDWVGTRPAFTIVPVDGATELRFRHHGLTAELDCLDMCTRGWNHFTESLRAYAESGVGMPSGSPADLARRR; this is encoded by the coding sequence ATGACCCCGGACTACCAGAAGACCGTCTCGGTCAACGCGGCTCCCGACACCGTGTTCGACGCGCTCACGACTGTCGCCGGCCTCGGCGCGTGGTGGACCCGCGTCACGGGATCAGGCGACGCCGGCGGCGAGCTCCGGTTCTTCTTCTCCCATCCGGACCCGTGCGTGATGCGGGTCGACGAAGCCACGCGGCCGAGCGTGGTGCGCTGGACCGTGACCTCGTGCGACTTCCTCCCCGACTGGGTCGGCACGCGGCCGGCCTTCACCATCGTCCCGGTCGACGGCGCGACGGAGCTTCGCTTCCGCCACCACGGCCTGACCGCGGAGCTCGATTGCCTCGACATGTGCACCCGCGGCTGGAACCACTTCACCGAAAGCCTGCGCGCCTACGCGGAATCCGGCGTCGGCATGCCGAGCGGCAGCCCGGCCGACCTGGCCCGGCGCCGATGA
- a CDS encoding SDR family oxidoreductase gives MDTTPNSKTWFVTGASRGMGRELVEQVLARGDRVAATLRRPEQLDDLAARHGERLWVRALDVTDTARLRAVVDEAFAALGRIDVVVSNAGYGVFAAAEDLTDAQIDRMIATNLTGSIQLARAVVPHLRAQGGGRLLQLSSMGGHLAFPAFSLYHTTKWGIEGFFEALAEEVAPFGIDTTLIEPGMVRTGFFDAADRVPVSAPYRGGPADQEPIPVSEMTNSQENTIAAVVRAAVSANPPRRLVLGSDAWQLMTTALRQRLADVESQRADAATADAVPVRR, from the coding sequence ATGGACACCACACCGAACAGCAAGACCTGGTTCGTGACCGGAGCGTCGCGCGGGATGGGCCGCGAGCTCGTGGAGCAGGTGCTGGCGCGCGGCGACCGCGTCGCGGCCACCCTGCGCCGCCCGGAGCAGCTTGACGACCTCGCCGCCCGCCACGGCGAACGCCTGTGGGTACGCGCGCTGGACGTCACGGACACTGCGCGACTGCGCGCCGTCGTCGACGAAGCGTTCGCCGCGCTCGGGCGCATCGACGTAGTCGTGTCCAACGCGGGCTACGGCGTGTTCGCCGCCGCCGAGGACCTCACCGACGCGCAGATCGACCGCATGATCGCCACCAACCTCACCGGCTCGATCCAGCTCGCCCGCGCGGTCGTGCCGCACCTGCGCGCCCAGGGCGGCGGCCGGCTGCTGCAGCTGTCGAGCATGGGCGGGCACCTCGCGTTCCCCGCGTTTTCGCTCTACCACACCACGAAATGGGGTATCGAAGGCTTCTTCGAGGCGCTGGCCGAGGAGGTCGCACCGTTCGGCATCGACACCACGCTGATCGAGCCGGGCATGGTCCGCACGGGCTTCTTCGACGCCGCCGACCGCGTGCCGGTCAGCGCCCCGTACCGCGGCGGGCCGGCCGACCAGGAGCCGATCCCCGTGTCGGAGATGACGAACAGCCAGGAGAACACGATCGCCGCCGTCGTGCGCGCGGCGGTTTCGGCGAATCCGCCGCGCCGCCTCGTGCTGGGTTCGGACGCCTGGCAGCTCATGACCACCGCGCTGCGGCAGCGGCTGGCCGACGTCGAATCCCAGCGCGCCGACGCGGCCACGGCCGACGCCGTGCCCGTGCGCCGCTGA
- the cynS gene encoding cyanase — MTTKKQAADTVLEAKVRLGLTWAEIADTLDAPLAWTTSALLGQHPVPADKAAKAVAILELGDDVAQALQLQPTRGALEEAVPTDPTIYRFYEVLQVYGPTIKELIHEQFGDGIMSAINFKIDVGRREDPGGERVVVTLDGKFLKYQWG; from the coding sequence ATGACCACCAAGAAGCAGGCCGCTGACACGGTGCTCGAGGCCAAGGTCCGGCTGGGGCTCACCTGGGCCGAAATCGCCGATACCCTCGACGCCCCCTTGGCGTGGACGACGTCGGCGCTGCTCGGGCAGCACCCGGTTCCCGCGGACAAAGCCGCGAAGGCCGTCGCGATCCTGGAGCTGGGCGACGACGTCGCGCAGGCGCTGCAGCTCCAGCCCACGCGCGGCGCGCTCGAGGAGGCCGTGCCGACCGACCCGACCATCTACCGCTTCTACGAGGTCCTGCAGGTGTACGGCCCCACCATCAAGGAACTGATCCACGAGCAGTTCGGCGACGGCATCATGAGCGCCATCAACTTCAAGATCGACGTCGGCCGCCGCGAGGACCCGGGTGGCGAGCGCGTGGTCGTGACGCTCGACGGGAAGTTCCTCAAGTACCAGTGGGGCTGA
- a CDS encoding VOC family protein — translation MASTHHRLDYTEFAVTDLDRATAFYRDAFGWGFNAYGPGYAGIRADPAEAYPEVGGFRVDDAVAPGGPLCILYSDDLGASETSVVAAGGTIVEPAYDFPGGRRFHFRDPEGNVLAVWSAS, via the coding sequence ATGGCTTCGACGCACCACCGCCTGGACTACACGGAATTCGCCGTGACCGACCTCGACCGCGCGACGGCGTTCTACCGCGACGCGTTCGGCTGGGGCTTCAACGCCTACGGGCCCGGGTACGCCGGCATCCGGGCCGATCCGGCCGAGGCGTACCCGGAGGTCGGCGGCTTCCGCGTCGACGACGCGGTCGCCCCGGGCGGGCCGCTCTGCATCCTGTACTCGGACGACCTCGGTGCGAGCGAAACATCCGTCGTCGCCGCGGGCGGCACGATCGTCGAACCGGCCTACGACTTCCCGGGCGGGCGGCGGTTCCACTTCCGGGACCCGGAAGGCAACGTGCTCGCCGTGTGGTCGGCTTCGTAG
- a CDS encoding SRPBCC domain-containing protein has product MEYGTIEREIRVAAPPEVVYEVITQPEHIAAWWGFDAVFEGTAGTLNRPRRDGSGTVVVPVSVVEAQPPRRFVFRWVQPEGETATPENSFLVTFELVPADGGTLLKLTEAGFREIGWEAARLEAYYLDHTAGWDEHLPNLAAYAAGLVHS; this is encoded by the coding sequence ATGGAGTACGGCACCATCGAGCGCGAGATCCGGGTGGCGGCGCCGCCCGAAGTCGTCTACGAGGTGATCACGCAGCCCGAGCACATCGCGGCGTGGTGGGGGTTCGACGCGGTGTTCGAGGGGACCGCGGGAACTCTGAACCGGCCGCGCCGGGACGGGAGCGGGACGGTCGTCGTGCCGGTGTCCGTCGTCGAGGCGCAGCCGCCGCGGCGGTTCGTGTTCCGCTGGGTGCAGCCGGAGGGGGAAACGGCGACGCCGGAGAACTCGTTCCTCGTCACGTTCGAGCTGGTGCCCGCGGACGGCGGCACGCTGCTGAAACTCACCGAGGCCGGCTTCCGCGAGATCGGGTGGGAGGCGGCGCGGCTCGAGGCGTACTACCTCGACCACACCGCGGGCTGGGACGAACACCTGCCCAACCTGGCGGCATACGCGGCCGGCCTGGTGCACTCGTGA
- a CDS encoding LysR family transcriptional regulator: protein MSELTVAGLRVVREIALSGSFTAAARLLGYSQPAISRQVAAMEAAAGQALFVREGRGVRVSAAGAVVVEHAGRILAGMRALEQDLAGLDDRLAGRVRLGAYPSATAVLVPRAVARLRTEHPGLEVALTEAATPTLLRHLRARRLDVAVLGVGAGLPDYDLAGLDQEVVSAGGLCVAVPSGHRLAGVDVVPVAELAGEAWIAGPGSGDDPQFRAWPTLTEPVIGHAVRGWPARLGLVAAGLGVCLMPEVAALSIPAGVVTVGVDDPNWPGRRTIAVFPPTRSAEAGAVVAALRQVGDNLGAAGADS, encoded by the coding sequence ATGAGTGAGCTGACCGTGGCGGGATTGCGGGTCGTCCGGGAGATCGCGTTGAGCGGATCGTTCACCGCGGCCGCGCGGCTGTTGGGGTACTCGCAGCCGGCGATCTCGCGCCAGGTGGCCGCGATGGAGGCGGCGGCCGGGCAGGCGCTGTTCGTCCGCGAAGGGCGCGGCGTGCGGGTCAGCGCGGCCGGCGCCGTCGTGGTCGAGCACGCGGGGCGGATCCTGGCCGGGATGCGGGCGCTGGAACAGGACCTCGCGGGGCTGGACGACCGGCTCGCCGGCCGCGTCCGGCTGGGCGCGTACCCGTCGGCGACGGCCGTGCTCGTGCCCCGCGCCGTCGCGCGGCTGCGCACCGAGCACCCGGGCCTGGAGGTTGCGCTGACCGAAGCGGCGACGCCCACGCTGCTGCGACACCTGCGCGCCCGGCGGCTGGACGTGGCCGTGCTCGGCGTCGGCGCCGGGCTGCCGGACTACGATCTGGCCGGGCTCGACCAGGAGGTCGTGTCGGCCGGCGGCCTGTGTGTCGCGGTCCCTTCTGGCCATCGGCTGGCCGGCGTCGACGTGGTCCCCGTGGCCGAGCTCGCGGGCGAGGCCTGGATCGCCGGCCCGGGCAGCGGCGACGACCCGCAGTTCCGCGCCTGGCCGACGCTCACCGAGCCCGTGATCGGCCACGCCGTGCGCGGCTGGCCGGCGCGGCTCGGCCTGGTCGCCGCCGGGCTGGGCGTGTGCCTGATGCCCGAGGTTGCCGCTCTGTCCATCCCGGCCGGTGTGGTCACCGTCGGCGTCGACGACCCGAACTGGCCGGGCCGCCGGACGATCGCCGTGTTCCCGCCGACGCGCAGCGCGGAAGCCGGGGCCGTCGTCGCCGCCTTACGTCAGGTAGGCGACAACCTTGGCGCCGCCGGTGCGGATTCGTGA
- a CDS encoding MFS transporter, with the protein MTGRWGGLTALLAGFFVILLDTTIVAVASPAIQAELKPGVAGLFWVTAGYLLAFSVPLLVFGRLGDRFDPKRVYLFGMAGFGVASAWCSLSPSVGWLIAFRILQGLAAAAMAPQPLTLIRRLFAEDERGRALGVWGSVAAAGTLLGPGAGGLLTATLDWRWIFWVNVPLCGVALLLGLRLIPGSPGRATRLDALGAVASTAGLSLLVWALLSWTSLSLLALALSAVLLVFFSRRERGQGEEALAPLELYRSPGYSAASLAMAALGATVLAMALPTMLYVQDVRGFGPVEGAAVLAPDAVVAMVLSPWTGRWVDRIGPRRPAVAGMVLLTASLLIVGLVVALHLNPWWVAAGAAVLGAANALAWAPLSVTAMASVAPSAAGAASGLFNTVRQVGAVAGVAATGAILAGLAARPTLAFGVVFGLITLTAAAGTVAALRLPKTLSVAEVATGERLS; encoded by the coding sequence ATGACCGGCAGATGGGGCGGCCTCACGGCTCTGCTCGCGGGGTTCTTCGTGATCCTGCTCGACACGACCATCGTCGCGGTGGCGAGCCCGGCGATCCAGGCCGAGTTGAAGCCCGGCGTGGCCGGGTTGTTCTGGGTGACGGCCGGCTACTTGCTCGCGTTTTCGGTGCCGCTGCTGGTGTTCGGGCGGCTCGGTGACCGCTTCGACCCCAAGCGCGTGTACCTCTTCGGGATGGCGGGCTTCGGGGTCGCGTCGGCCTGGTGCTCACTGTCGCCTTCGGTCGGCTGGCTGATCGCGTTCCGGATCCTGCAAGGACTGGCCGCGGCGGCGATGGCGCCCCAGCCGCTCACGTTGATCCGGCGGCTCTTCGCCGAGGACGAACGCGGGCGCGCCCTCGGCGTGTGGGGTTCGGTCGCGGCGGCGGGTACGTTGCTCGGGCCCGGCGCGGGCGGGCTGCTGACCGCGACGCTCGACTGGCGCTGGATCTTCTGGGTCAACGTGCCGCTCTGCGGTGTCGCGCTGCTGCTCGGCCTGCGCCTGATCCCCGGCAGCCCGGGGCGCGCCACGCGGTTGGACGCCCTGGGCGCGGTGGCGAGCACGGCGGGGCTGAGCCTGCTCGTGTGGGCGCTGCTGTCGTGGACTTCGCTTTCCCTGCTCGCGCTGGCCTTGTCCGCCGTGCTGCTGGTCTTCTTCTCCCGCCGCGAACGTGGCCAAGGCGAGGAAGCCCTTGCGCCGCTGGAGCTTTACCGCTCGCCCGGGTATTCCGCAGCCAGCCTGGCGATGGCGGCGCTCGGCGCGACGGTGCTCGCGATGGCCCTGCCGACCATGCTCTACGTGCAGGACGTGCGCGGGTTCGGCCCCGTCGAGGGCGCCGCGGTCCTCGCGCCGGACGCCGTCGTGGCCATGGTCCTGTCTCCGTGGACGGGCCGCTGGGTCGATCGCATCGGTCCGCGCCGGCCGGCGGTGGCCGGGATGGTGCTGCTGACAGCGAGCCTGCTCATCGTGGGCCTGGTGGTCGCGCTGCACCTGAACCCGTGGTGGGTCGCGGCCGGAGCCGCGGTGCTGGGCGCCGCCAACGCCCTGGCCTGGGCGCCGCTGTCGGTCACCGCGATGGCGTCGGTCGCCCCGTCTGCGGCGGGCGCGGCTTCGGGGCTGTTCAACACGGTGCGGCAGGTGGGCGCGGTCGCGGGCGTCGCGGCGACGGGTGCGATCCTCGCCGGGCTGGCCGCCCGGCCCACGCTGGCGTTCGGCGTCGTGTTCGGCTTGATCACGCTCACCGCCGCCGCGGGCACCGTCGCGGCCCTGCGGCTGCCGAAGACCCTGTCCGTGGCCGAGGTGGCTACCGGAGAGCGGCTTTCGTGA